A stretch of Fulvia fulva chromosome 4, complete sequence DNA encodes these proteins:
- a CDS encoding 14-3-3 family protein artA, which produces MGYEDSVYLAKLAEQAERYEEMVENMKAVASADQELSVEERNLLSVAYKNVIGARRASWRIVTSIEQKEESKGNEQQVTLIKEYRQKIEAELAKICEDILEVLDKHLIPSAQSGESKVFYHKMKGDYHRYLAEFAMGDKRKTSADKSLEAYQAATEVASTDLAPTHPIRLGLALNFSVFYYEILNSPDKACQMAKTSFDEAIAELDTLSEESYKDSTLIMQLLRDNLTLWTSSEAEPSGDAPAAGEGESKDTSDAPAGEEAKPAQ; this is translated from the exons ATGGGCTACGAAGACTCCGTCTACCTCGCGAAGCTCGCTGAGCAGGCCGAGCGCTATGAGG AAATGGTCGAGAACATGAAGGCCGTCGCCTCTGCCGACCAGGAGCTGTCCGTCGAGGAGCGAAATCTTCTTTCTGTCGCCTACAAGAACGTCATCGGCGCCCGCCGTGCCTCCTGGCGCATCGTCACCTCCATCGAGCAGAAGGAGGAGAGCAAGGGCAATGAGCAGCAGGTCACTCTCATCAAGGAGTACCGCCAGAAGATCGAGGCCGAGCTCGCAAAGATCTGTGAGGACATCCTTGAGGTCTTGGACAAGCACTTGATTCCATCGGCCCAGAGTGGCGAGTCGAAGGTCTTCTATCACAAGAT GAAGGGTGACTACCACCGCTACCTGGCCGAGTTTGCCATGGGTGACAAGCGCAAGACCTCTGCCGACAAGTCCCTCGAGGCATACCAGGCTGCCACCGAGGTCGCGAGCACTGACCTCGCACCAACACACCCCATCCGTCTTGGTTTGGCCCTGAACTTCTCCGTGTTCTACTACGAGATCCTCAACAGCCCAGACAAGGCTTGCCAGATGGCCAAGACCTCATTCGACGAGGCAATTGCCG AGCTCGACACGCTGTCCGAGGAGAGCTACAAGGACTCCACCCTCATCATGCAGCTTCTCCGCGACAACTTGACTCTCTGGACTTCCTCCGAGGCCGAGCCATCTGGTGACGCACCTGCCGCCGGCGAGGGCGAGTCCAAGGACACATCCGACGCGCCAGCAGGCGAGGAGGCCAAGCCAGCCCAGTAG
- a CDS encoding Scytalone dehydratase, producing MSHGASIKPAETQLEPVKLISLEEMQGCMAAVYEWADSYDSKDWTRLSKCIAPTLRIDYRSFLNKIWEEMPADEFIQMASDPHVLGDPLLRTQHFIGGTKWEKVNDDEIIGYHQLRVPHQKYADESMTTVTVKGHAHSFNMHWYKKVNGVWKFAGLNPDIRWFEYDFDKVFASGREKHGDEAAQAAQASGASYKISKLKLDFTKVDDPLLMQANAIVTGIPPKA from the exons ATGTCTCACGGAGCCAGCATCAAACCGGCTGAGACCCAGCTTGAGCCTGTCAAGCTCATCAGCCTTGAAG AAATGCAAGGTTGCATGGCAGCAGTCTACGAGTGGGCAGACAGCTACGACAGCAAAGATTGGACTCGCCTCAGCAAATGCATCGCACCCACTCTCCGCATTGACTACCGCTCCTTCCTGAACAAGATCTGGGAAGAGATGCCAGCAGACGAATTCATTCAGATGGCCTCAGACCCTCACGTCCTCGGCGACCCACTACTCAGAACCCAGCACTTCATCGGCGGCACAAAGTGGGAGAAAGTCAACGACGACGAAATTATCGGCTACCACCAGCTCCGAGTACCTCACCAGAAGTACGCCGATGAGTCGATGACCACAGTCACAGTCAAGGGCCACGCACACTCCTTCAACATGCACTGGTATAAGAAGGTCAACGGAGTATGGAAATTCGCAGGGTTAAACCCAGACATCCGATGGTTCGAGTACGACTTTGACAAGGTGTTCGCGAGCGGTCGTGAAAAGCATGGCGATGAGGCTGCGCAGGCGGCTCAGGCTTCTGGTGCGTCGTACAAGATTTCGAAGTTGAAGCTGGACTTTACGAAGGTGGATGATCCGTTGTTGATGCAGGCTAATGCGATCGTTACAGGAATTCCACCCAAGGCATAA